Proteins from a single region of Crassaminicella profunda:
- a CDS encoding DUF5658 family protein, which yields MKFARIYIQPKKITSSNLLLSFIYTAMLGDYILTYLGIHTFGVIEEANPLMVSVIALPFDRGLLIRVLTSLILVLMLKYVEKGLEPKPYRFILSIVLLIQAFPYAMHLMWICRYQICINILLQ from the coding sequence ATGAAATTTGCACGTATATACATCCAGCCTAAGAAAATAACCTCTTCTAATCTTCTTTTATCCTTTATATACACCGCTATGTTAGGTGACTACATCCTTACCTATCTAGGTATTCATACTTTTGGGGTTATAGAAGAAGCAAATCCTCTTATGGTAAGTGTCATAGCATTACCTTTTGATAGAGGACTTTTGATAAGAGTATTAACCTCACTTATTCTTGTTCTTATGCTGAAGTATGTAGAAAAGGGATTAGAACCTAAGCCTTATAGGTTCATTTTATCAATAGTTTTGCTAATCCAAGCATTCCCTTATGCTATGCATTTAATGTGGATATGTAGGTATCAGATATGCATTAACATTCTACTACAATAA
- a CDS encoding recombinase family protein, with amino-acid sequence MEEKIKVCAYCRVSTDGEDQLNSYENQLDYFQNKTHELGNYELVGIYADKGLSATSMKKRKEFLQMIHDAGIDVEELQYKHNKKDKISLNLKLSDREPKFNKILVKNTSRFARNIEVVSLLRRLREKSVYVEFLDKNLSTENSNNDFFINMFLAVDERESKEKRDRIRFGILAGMEKGVIMANSRLYGYKKKSKYELEIIEEEANVIRYIFEQYAKGIGIRRIISQLNELGYRTRRDRPFSKSTISKILQNEKYKGWLVRNKYDTGVLFVDKRVTPKLRPKEEWVMHKGIIPAIVLEELWDKCQMIRESKISYTNQKGVYYGKSDYVNKIFCANCGHAYTKNRDRGRVFFNCGTKKTKGTEVCNNINISEKKLQKVLEELSNTRYYQHFANNRKYEIESAQKELDILEERLNREVNEEKKNRVENELKEIQEKERKILELYLEEKVSRDVLDKMSEELSEKRRNIEKKLNRLCMNKQELEKLIKNKNEYIMELEDYEWKKEMTSEKLLKNEIKRIEIGRANKNYAFGDDVLRDNKTIILKFEFNSINKALEITLTNTI; translated from the coding sequence ATGGAAGAAAAAATTAAAGTTTGTGCCTACTGTAGAGTATCTACAGATGGTGAAGACCAATTAAATAGTTATGAAAACCAATTAGATTATTTTCAAAACAAAACACATGAACTTGGAAACTATGAATTAGTTGGCATATATGCTGACAAAGGATTAAGTGCAACATCAATGAAAAAAAGAAAAGAATTTTTACAAATGATACATGATGCAGGAATAGACGTTGAGGAATTACAATATAAGCATAATAAAAAAGATAAAATATCACTCAATTTAAAATTAAGTGATAGAGAACCTAAATTTAATAAGATACTTGTGAAAAATACAAGTAGATTTGCTAGAAATATTGAAGTTGTTAGCTTGTTAAGAAGGTTAAGAGAGAAAAGCGTATATGTTGAGTTTTTAGATAAAAACTTATCAACAGAAAACTCAAATAACGATTTTTTTATAAATATGTTTTTAGCAGTTGATGAAAGAGAGAGCAAGGAAAAGAGAGATAGAATTAGATTTGGTATTCTAGCAGGAATGGAAAAAGGAGTAATAATGGCAAATTCAAGATTGTATGGCTACAAAAAAAAGAGTAAATATGAACTTGAAATTATTGAAGAAGAAGCAAATGTTATAAGGTATATATTTGAACAGTATGCAAAAGGAATAGGCATAAGAAGAATAATTAGTCAATTAAATGAACTAGGATATAGAACTAGACGTGATAGACCTTTTTCAAAAAGTACAATTAGCAAAATACTTCAAAATGAAAAATATAAAGGTTGGTTAGTTAGAAATAAATATGATACAGGGGTTTTATTTGTTGATAAAAGAGTTACTCCTAAATTAAGACCAAAAGAGGAATGGGTTATGCATAAAGGTATAATACCTGCTATTGTTTTAGAAGAACTTTGGGACAAGTGTCAAATGATTAGAGAAAGTAAAATCAGTTACACAAATCAAAAGGGTGTGTACTATGGTAAAAGTGATTACGTAAACAAAATTTTTTGTGCTAATTGTGGTCATGCGTATACGAAAAATAGAGATAGAGGAAGAGTGTTTTTTAATTGTGGAACCAAGAAAACAAAAGGAACAGAAGTATGCAATAATATTAATATTTCTGAAAAAAAGCTACAGAAAGTACTTGAAGAATTGTCTAATACACGATACTATCAACATTTTGCAAATAATAGAAAGTACGAAATAGAAAGTGCACAGAAAGAGTTGGATATATTAGAAGAGAGACTTAATAGAGAGGTTAATGAAGAAAAAAAGAATAGAGTAGAAAATGAATTGAAAGAAATTCAAGAAAAGGAACGTAAAATTTTAGAATTGTATCTTGAAGAAAAAGTGAGCAGAGATGTATTGGATAAAATGAGTGAAGAACTCTCTGAGAAAAGAAGAAATATTGAAAAAAAATTAAATCGCTTATGTATGAATAAACAAGAATTGGAAAAGCTTATAAAAAATAAGAATGAATATATTATGGAATTAGAAGATTACGAATGGAAAAAAGAGATGACCAGTGAAAAATTACTAAAAAATGAAATTAAAAGAATAGAAATTGGAAGAGCAAATAAGAATTATGCATTTGGTGATGATGTATTACGAGACAATAAGACTATTATACTCAAATTTGAGTTTAATAGTATAAATAAAGCCCTAGAAATAACTTTAACAAATACTATTTAA
- a CDS encoding SH3 domain-containing protein, translating into MWECKKCKEENDENCDVCWKCGSDKKEERIEKSYKLEGKQAISKMIENQEKIRNIGLGAQGVLERFEKHRLGASAIENITRNQNKLRDIALSVQSATRGLESIGVEASVVGNIIKNQNRIRDMVLGFQGIAERFEHLGLGASAIENITRNQNKLRDIALSVQSATRGLETLGVAFQPLKSVMTEKLAEINELNFEDVDIDRNGTMTYTGEIMDLNDTVQRVSYFLEEDISIQERIMRVVNCFKKAHPLVCFMIIFFMYSPIQCAYNNSVYNLINQTIGEHRLIESNNIMMQKKAIKKEVKKEIHNRVDDEELKKEILKDYRFVSADCLNVRMKGTKKSRVIYKLHVGQPVRIINKQKNWTQIEYKSEDGNVYVKGWVFTRYIKRFD; encoded by the coding sequence ATGTGGGAATGTAAAAAATGCAAAGAAGAAAATGATGAAAACTGTGACGTTTGCTGGAAATGTGGAAGTGATAAAAAGGAAGAACGAATAGAAAAATCATATAAATTAGAGGGAAAACAAGCTATCTCAAAAATGATAGAGAACCAAGAGAAGATAAGGAATATAGGACTAGGTGCGCAAGGTGTTTTAGAAAGGTTTGAGAAACACAGATTAGGAGCATCAGCTATAGAAAATATAACGAGGAATCAAAACAAGCTAAGAGATATAGCACTAAGTGTTCAAAGTGCTACAAGAGGATTGGAGAGCATAGGGGTAGAAGCATCAGTAGTAGGGAATATAATAAAGAATCAAAATAGGATAAGAGATATGGTATTAGGTTTTCAAGGGATTGCAGAAAGATTTGAACACTTAGGATTAGGAGCATCAGCTATAGAAAATATAACGAGGAATCAAAACAAGCTAAGAGATATAGCACTAAGTGTTCAAAGTGCTACAAGAGGTTTAGAGACTCTAGGGGTAGCATTTCAACCTTTAAAGAGTGTAATGACTGAAAAATTAGCAGAAATAAATGAATTAAACTTTGAAGATGTTGATATAGATAGAAATGGAACGATGACCTATACAGGTGAAATAATGGATTTAAATGATACTGTACAAAGAGTCAGTTACTTTCTAGAAGAAGATATTTCAATCCAAGAGAGAATTATGAGAGTTGTTAATTGTTTTAAAAAAGCACATCCTTTAGTTTGTTTTATGATAATATTTTTCATGTATAGCCCGATTCAGTGTGCTTATAATAATTCCGTTTATAATTTGATTAATCAAACAATTGGTGAGCATCGACTAATAGAAAGTAATAATATCATGATGCAAAAAAAAGCAATCAAAAAAGAAGTAAAAAAAGAAATACATAATAGAGTTGATGATGAAGAGCTAAAGAAAGAAATATTAAAAGATTATAGATTTGTGAGCGCTGATTGTTTAAATGTTAGAATGAAAGGAACTAAAAAATCTAGAGTTATTTATAAGTTACATGTAGGACAGCCAGTTAGAATAATAAATAAGCAAAAAAATTGGACACAAATTGAATATAAAAGTGAGGATGGCAATGTTTATGTTAAAGGATGGGTATTTACTAGATACATAAAAAGATTTGACTAA
- a CDS encoding HNH endonuclease, with translation MSIWLYTLTKKEETAGTFILKDGSEIDAITNNFIKIIRNNVIKQEAWWGISQKYSDIEVDDKVYIYGSGYGLVGYAIVLSKNDDNKRIHIKFDVEKSQRIINAEIPYESFDKYLIKKPARLRSVIKVDKSIETFIQKTLNVNIDEKNLSPNLEVFTVNTDLPQILKNVGTSQYTDGVRIEKEFHSLLNPVESPYYVKRGKARKIKVLFNNKIFEAEYRYENQSRKDVELQSIRFRKDLKEEFKKVFPAPKGQFTIQVGIDLNYFIFNHLAETDSVDDEDEAKEYPEGKKAYRIHRVIERNQKVIKEAKEQFAREHDGRLFCEACTFDFTQVYGDRGKDFIEGHHKKLVSEMKEGEKTRIEDIVMLCSNCHKMIHRKPLLSVKELAELIKRNKR, from the coding sequence ATGAGCATTTGGCTATATACTTTAACAAAAAAAGAAGAAACAGCAGGAACATTTATTCTTAAAGATGGTAGCGAAATTGATGCAATAACAAATAATTTTATAAAAATTATTAGGAATAATGTAATAAAACAAGAAGCATGGTGGGGGATTAGTCAAAAGTATTCAGATATTGAAGTTGATGATAAGGTATATATTTATGGTAGTGGATATGGGCTTGTGGGCTACGCAATTGTACTAAGTAAAAATGATGATAATAAAAGAATACACATAAAGTTTGATGTTGAAAAATCTCAAAGAATTATAAATGCTGAAATACCATATGAGAGTTTTGATAAGTATTTAATAAAAAAACCTGCTAGATTGCGTTCGGTTATTAAAGTTGATAAATCAATAGAAACTTTTATTCAAAAAACTCTTAATGTTAATATTGATGAAAAAAATTTGTCACCTAATTTGGAGGTATTTACTGTAAATACTGATTTGCCCCAAATATTAAAAAATGTTGGAACATCACAATATACGGATGGTGTAAGAATAGAGAAAGAGTTTCATTCACTTTTAAATCCTGTAGAATCTCCGTATTATGTAAAAAGAGGGAAAGCAAGAAAAATTAAAGTGCTATTTAATAACAAGATTTTTGAGGCAGAGTATAGATATGAAAATCAATCACGTAAGGATGTAGAGCTTCAGAGTATAAGATTTAGAAAAGATTTGAAAGAAGAATTTAAAAAAGTGTTTCCTGCTCCTAAAGGACAATTCACTATACAAGTTGGTATTGATTTAAATTACTTTATTTTTAACCATTTAGCTGAAACTGATAGCGTAGATGATGAAGATGAAGCAAAAGAGTATCCAGAAGGAAAGAAGGCTTATAGAATACATAGAGTAATTGAAAGAAACCAGAAAGTGATAAAGGAAGCTAAAGAGCAGTTTGCAAGAGAACATGATGGAAGATTATTTTGTGAAGCATGTACATTTGATTTTACACAAGTATATGGAGATAGGGGTAAGGATTTTATAGAGGGACACCATAAAAAGTTGGTATCTGAAATGAAAGAAGGAGAAAAAACAAGAATAGAGGATATTGTTATGCTTTGTAGTAATTGTCACAAGATGATACATAGAAAACCTTTACTTTCTGTGAAGGAACTTGCTGAATTGATTAAAAGGAATAAAAGATAA
- a CDS encoding DUF4274 domain-containing protein, whose translation MCNISQMNNKQLDLLIENYNWDNGFKLPSAVTNNENCELATALKVFYLADGFSYLSDSTKPSIYLMDWYNFVSNLYNRLLEGIYCYGELHYSVPLTKVQIYRLKKANIPLVFLTDV comes from the coding sequence ATGTGTAATATAAGTCAAATGAACAACAAGCAACTTGATTTACTAATTGAAAACTATAATTGGGACAATGGATTTAAATTACCTTCTGCTGTAACAAACAACGAAAACTGTGAATTGGCAACAGCCTTAAAAGTATTCTATTTGGCAGACGGTTTTAGTTACTTATCAGATTCAACAAAACCATCTATCTATCTGATGGATTGGTATAATTTTGTATCAAACCTCTATAACAGATTACTAGAAGGTATTTACTGCTATGGGGAACTTCACTATTCAGTTCCATTGACAAAAGTGCAAATCTATAGGCTAAAAAAGGCGAATATTCCTTTGGTTTTCTTAACAGATGTGTAA